A genomic segment from Bubalus bubalis isolate 160015118507 breed Murrah chromosome 5, NDDB_SH_1, whole genome shotgun sequence encodes:
- the PFKFB2 gene encoding 6-phosphofructo-2-kinase/fructose-2,6-bisphosphatase 2 isoform X4: MDDFLKRIECYKVTYQPLDPDSHDKDLSFIKVINVGQRFLVNKVQDYIQSKIVYYLMNIHVHPRTIYLCRHGESEFNLLGKIGGDSGLSVRGKQFAQALRKFLEEQEIADLKVWTSQLKRTIQTAESLGVTYEQWKILNEIDAGVCEEMTYAEIQEQYPDEFALRDEEKYLYRYPGGESYQDLVQRLEPVIMELERQGNVLVISHQAVMRCLLAYFLDKGADELPYLRCPLHTIFKLTPVAYGCKVETIKLNVEAVNTHRDKPTNNFPKSQTPVRMRRNSFTPLSSSNTIRRPRNYSVGSRPLQPLSPLRALDTQEGADQPKTQVSIPAETSRAAHRLPSPAPPTSPS, translated from the exons GGATCTTTCTTTCATCAAGGTGATAAACGTGGGCCAGCGATTTCTCGTGAACAAAGTCCAGGACTACATCCAGAGCAAGATCGTCTACTACCTCATGAATATCCACGTCCACCCTCGCACCATCTACCTTTGCCGGCATGGAGAGAGCGAGTTCAACCTCTTGGGGAAGATTGGGGGTGACTCAGGCCTCTCAGTGCGAGGAAAACAG TTTGCCCAGGCTCTAAGGAAGTTTCTGGAGGAACAGGAGATAGCAGACCTCAAAGTGTGGACGAGCCAGTTGAAAAGGACTATCCAGACCGCAGAATCTCTGGGGGTGACCTACGAGCAATGGAAGATTCTGAACGAGATTGATGCT GGCGTGTGCGAGGAGATGACTTACGCGGAGATTCAGGAGCAGTACCCGGACGAGTTTGCGCTTCGAGATGAAGAGAAATATCTGTACCGATATCCTGGAGGGGAG TCATACCAGGACCTGGTGCAGCGGTTGGAGCCAGTCATCATGGAGCTGGAGCGCCAGGGCAATGTCCTCGTCATCTCCCACCAGGCTGTCATGCGCTGCCTCCTGGCCTACTTCTTGGACAAGGGTGCAG ATGAGCTACCATACCTGAGGTgccctctccataccatcttcaAACTTACTCCTGTTGCCTACG gGTGCAAAGTGGAAACAATTAAACTCAATGTGGAGGCTGTGAACACTCACCGTGACAAGCCAACT AACAACTTTCCCAAGAGCCAAACCCCTGTAAGGATGAGAAGGAACAGCTTTACGCCTCTGTCCAGTTCGAATACAATCAGGCGTCCAAGAAATTACAGTGTTGGGAGCCGGCCCCTCCAGCCCCTCAGCCCGCTCCGTGCCCTGGACACGCAAGAAGGGGCCGACCAGCCGAAGACCCAAGTCAGCATTCCG GCAGAGACCTCGCGGGCTGCACACAGGCTCCCGTCTCCGGCGCCCCCCACGTCGCCCTCCTGA